A window of the Gossypium hirsutum isolate 1008001.06 chromosome A03, Gossypium_hirsutum_v2.1, whole genome shotgun sequence genome harbors these coding sequences:
- the LOC107887817 gene encoding uncharacterized mitochondrial protein AtMg00820-like: MVTSSGFSRNSLVDAFSSIVAPASSLDNPHEPQSNEQTMNIHPMITRGKAGIHKPKLYLTTLQVQETIDIQATLADPNLREVVLAEHDALLTNNTWNLVEMPPKCKLIGCKWLFTVKKNPDETMAKLKTRLVGIGISQILGHDYHDPYNPIVKFSTVNVFLSLATNYG; this comes from the coding sequence ATGGTTACATCATCAGGCTTTTCCAGGAATTCTCTTGTTGATGCTTTCTCATCAATTGTAGCACCTGCTTCGAGTTTGGACAACCCTCATGAACCTCAAAGTAATGAACAAACTATGAATATTCACCCAATGATCACTCGAGGCAAGGCTGGTATTCACAAACCTAAGCTATATCTCACTACACTCCAAGTTCAAGAGACAATAGACATACAAGCAACTCTTGCTGATCCAAATTTGAGGGAAGTCGTCCTAGCTGAGCATGATGCTCTCTTGACCAACAATACATGGAATCTAGTTGAGATGCCACCCAAGTGCAAGCTAATTGGATGTAAATGGCTCTTCACAGTGAAAAAGAATCCGGATGAAACTATGGCCAAATTGAAAACTAGACTTGTGGGTATAGGTATTTCTCAAATACTAGGACATGACTATCATGATCCTTACAACCCAATTGTGAAGTTTTCAACAGTCAATGTCTTCCTCTCACTTGCTACCAACTATGGATAG
- the LOC107887816 gene encoding uncharacterized protein, translating into MLAYELIRGYCRRHISPRCALKVDLQKTFDSLHWGFLLSVLRAQWFPKNFLKWIKVCLTTHQFSVFFNGSLVGFFQGRKSIRQADPLSHYLFVLKMDALSGLLDVVAINALFKYHSKRL; encoded by the coding sequence ATGTTGGCTTATGAGCTAATACGAGGATATTGTAGAAGACATATTTCTCCTAGATGTGCCTTGAAGGTTGATCTTCAAAAGACATTTGATTCTTTGCACTGGGGATTTTTGCTTTCAGTACTTAGAGCTCAATGGTTCCCAAAAAATTTCTTGAAGTGGATTAAAGTTTGTTTAACTACTCATCAATTCTCTGTCTTCTTTAATGGAAGCCTTGTAGGGTTCTTTCAAGGGAGGAAAAGTATTAGGCAGGCAGATCCTCTCTCTCATTACCTCTTTGTGCTTAAAATGGATGCATTATCTGGGTTATTGGATGTTGTTGCCATAAATGCTCTCTTTAAGTATCATTCTAAGCGCCTTTAA